The nucleotide sequence GTATGAAGATATTTGGATCTGACAATTTCACACACCAAATGACTGCTCTGTTTCAGTAATCACAAAGCTCTGGTGATTAGGAATCTAGACATGAGAATTACCTGGTTGTGCTAGAAAAAATCAGCAAACCAGGAGATTGATGTACGTACAACACAAATTGCTTCGATTGCTGATGGTTATAGGAGCAAGAAGGCACTGCCATGGCCATGCAAATGTCTAAAACCCCATTTGCAGCAGCCACGACAAGCACCGAACCAGAATCTAAACTAAGGCTATGATGACAATGGATCCTGCAAACTACTAATCCGAGGAGAGAACGGAATCCCAGTCGATCTCCCACGACGGATACTTTCGCAGCACAAAGCTGTCGGATTCGTCCCATGGCGCCTCGGTGAAGTCCAAGTACTGCATCGCGGACACAGCCGACGAGCCCGAGGAGGAGGACtcgtcctcctccaacgaggaggAGATGTCGGACTTGGTATCCTCCAAACCGGAGGTACCGAATTCACCGTTCGTGCCTGCTTCCTCCGTTGCCGCCGAAATGAGCGGAGCACTCTCCTGTTTCTCCGGATTCGATAAGGTGTCGCAGATGGCCTGCAGCTTGGCGTCTACCGAGGAGTGGAGTGGCGATCCCATATGCGCCCCGTTGCGCCGCAGCTCTGGGAAGTTGAGCCTTGCGGCGTCGCCGCGGAGCATGAAGGCGGCCCTGTCGTAGGCCAGGGCGGCCTTCTCGGCGGTGTCGAAGGTCCCAAGCCAGAGGCGGGTGCGGTTGCGGGGAAGGCGGATTTCCGCGACCCATTTGCCCCAGTGCCGCTGCCGGACGCCGCGGAAGAGCTTGTTAGGCTTCGGAGGCGATGGCGGCGACCCGGAGCGCTTCATGGGCTGAGGCTGCGGAGCTAGGAGGTTCCCGTTCCTCGGGCTCCGACGGTGGGAGGATGCCGCCATAAGCTGCTGTTGGTATTGCAACTGAGCTCGGATTTCAGCAGGAGAGAGGCGATCGACGCCACGGCCGTTCTGATCCATCAACCGTCGCGGAAGCATTTCGGGGCTCGACGACAAAGGCAAGGAGGGAACAAAGATGGGATTTTGGTGCAGGAAAGaggaaaaggggaaagaaaaggaaggaaagcAGAGAGGCTCAGGGGAGGCCGAGCTTGATGAAGAGGAGAAAGTGGAGGCGGGAGCACCATTAATAAAAGGTTCAAGTGCTTCCCTCAGAGGATCGGATGACGAGAAAGCTGGCGTGCCGCAGTACACATCCATAGCTGTCGCCATGCCTTTGCGCAAAGCAAAGCCGAAGCTTTTAGCCAAAAGAACGGCCTACTGAGGTGGAAAAGAAGCtggaaagatatagtacaaaggacAGATCGGAAAAAAACCCACTGGCTGTGAACGGAGCAACAGGAAAAGGCGAAGGATCTCCGAAGGAAAGAGATCAAGAAAGATGTCTAGCTAAAAAAGTGGCCTCTTTTGATCAAACCAGCAAAGGAAGGGTCAAAAAGGAAGCAAAAGATGGATCTGATGTCACAGAAATCAGACGACAGCGGAAGATTACGGGATGGAGTTTCCCGGTGGAAGAATATCTCTGAGACGGATCTCTCAGTTCGCCGGAGAGTGGGGGAAGGCTTATCTGGGAGGCGAACGCGGATTGGCTTTCTGTGCCGAGAGAAGGGCGTGTTCTCGAGAGCTTATATAAGCCGCACTTCTCCCGATCCGGCGAATCACAATACACCACGTATCCCCGAAAGCCTACGCCACCGGCACCTGTCGAAGTATATACCGGCTCGTGTCAGTGGCCGAGACACGCGTTGGGTGCCCATTCGCTCCCTTCTCCATGGGTTTATCCAGGGACCGGGTGGTAGAATGTCTCTAGATACACATGAAGATTAAGTCGAGCGAACTACGTGGCAAGCTGTGGTTGGCAGACGCGATGTGTTTGTCTTGGCTCGATTCGGTGGGTTTCAATAGCTTATGAATGCACGATGATGAAGGTTTGATTTTTCAGTTGTGGTGAAACATAGTAAGTGCACTCGATCAAAGAAAGAATGCTACCCAAACTCATTGGGAAGACCTAATTTTACTTGATTAGATTCAGATATAGCAGACATCTTGATGGTCAAAGGACATCGCCATCATGCAATCAGTCAATGGCACGTTCAATGAATCTAAGGTGGTGAACTCGGTAAGTAAACAAACACAAGTAAAGATGTGATCGCCCACTCATCATGTTCCTCCATGTGGAATGGCACATGCACCTGATTGACAAGTTCAAACCCATCAAAGAATCCGGCCTTGGATTGTCCCATTGTATTAGCCAATTCCTATGGACTGGTTTGATGGAGTGATTGATTCCTCCCATGTTTCATGTCCTGACAACAAAGAAACAAGTGACTGTCGAGGACAAAACACAGGCAAAGAGTGggaatctttcatgtcatgaaacAATCGATTTCACCTAATAAAATGTTGGATTGCGTCTACTCAACACTTTGATGAGTGGGATTCCAAATGTGTGGTGGATTTAACTAAGATCTTTATGCAATTCAGTGGCTCTTTAGCTTCAGCTTTAAACTTGAAATGTACAATCCAAAAGAGATGAAAATATGGCGCAGCAACAGTGAATACCATATGAATCCATCGACGAGGTTAATGATTTTGAAGCTTTCTTCAATGCACCACGACAGAAAACATGGAATCCAATCCGAAGAAGATTGGAGGTTTCTTTGTCTAAAGTAATAGAACAGTTCATGTTGATGTCTATGTAAAGACGTATGGCAGCATGCAACGATAATCTATATATAGAATAATGCGCGTAGATCAAAATGTTTCCGAAATAGTGCAGCATGCGACGATGATCATAGGTCAAAATGGCAGGGACGGGTGGAGCTGCTTGCACAGGGTGAGATAGGTGAGGTAGAGCAGTCGGTCCTTGGCCCCCGTGCGATGGTTCTCGGTGTGCTTGCAGAAGTACTTGAGCCGCCGGAGGTTGCAGCAGCCCAGCGTCTGACCCAGCAGCATGAACAACCAGTTGATGTCGCGCTTCTTCGCGGACACGATCGGCTGCATGCAGTTCGGCAGCCCGCAGGCCTCGCAGTGCGGGAACGTCGGATGCATCCACGCCGGCGGCGCTCGGTCGTGCATGAGGTGCTTCCGCGCCATGATGAAGCCTGCAACCTCCTCGAACTTGGCCTCCAAGTCGTACCTGATCACCCGGCTCGCCTTGCAGTGCTTGCACTGCGTCTCGCCGTGGATCTCCGCGATGCCGATGGCGCGCAGGTGGCTGAGCGTGTGAACGGTAGCGCGGCGAGGGGTGGCCCAAGGGAAGGGAGGAGGTATGATGCTGGTCTTGTCGCGTCCCTTCGGTGCCGGCGCTGGTCGTGTACGTCCAAACGACTGAACAGGAGCAGGCGAGGCGGGAGCGATGGAGAAGGGACAGGGCAAGGAGGAAGACTCGCCAAGTGCAAGGGTAAGTTTACAGATGGGATCCTCTACATCCGCATGGCTCTCTGGCTTCTCCACCCCTCCGGCTTCCATGGCAGGTACAGATCAGAAAGAGACGGtccagagagggagagggagagggagagttagggttagggttgatgAATACAGAGGGACAAGGAATCCAATTAGGTGATAATGCCACTAAATATTAAGCACAGAATTGGAGGATTTGTGTTACTAATAAAGATCAATTAGTGGTATAGACACCAATTGCTTTGGATTCTGAGCTCCGTttgtacaacaacaacaataataataataataataataatattattattattattattattattattattaacaataATATAGTTGAAATCTTGATTTGCATTGCATCAACAGTTCTAATGTGTGATGGGATTGAGAATCATTATGTTAAAGTGGCTTTGGATTAAGTTGGATTGAGAAAATTAGAGAGAAGAGAtgattgggaaagagaagaacaAAATGAGAGCAAAAGATGTGTTCTTACCCATGGCAGAGAGAAGGATTgggtttaagagagagagagagaatgtttTTGAGCCAAAAAGAACTGTGCACTCTTTATTCAATCCTATTTATTTACTCATGATTTGCCAAAGATTTATTAATTAAACCTAAGAATAAACATACATTGCTAGTTTTGTGCAtgtagaaaattatatatatgtttttaaatcCCTATAACAAAAACAATGTCTGCAATAAATGGAAAATTTTCATTCTTTTATTGACCAGCTTTTGATCTGCCCAAGTTGTTGGTTGTCGAAAGATAAtgttgcaatatatatatatatatattgtgtgtggTAAAATGACTGTTCATATTCTTTGATAGTTAATGTT is from Musa acuminata AAA Group cultivar baxijiao chromosome BXJ1-6, Cavendish_Baxijiao_AAA, whole genome shotgun sequence and encodes:
- the LOC135675452 gene encoding uncharacterized protein LOC135675452 produces the protein MEAGGVEKPESHADVEDPICKLTLALGESSSLPCPFSIAPASPAPVQSFGRTRPAPAPKGRDKTSIIPPPFPWATPRRATVHTLSHLRAIGIAEIHGETQCKHCKASRVIRYDLEAKFEEVAGFIMARKHLMHDRAPPAWMHPTFPHCEACGLPNCMQPIVSAKKRDINWLFMLLGQTLGCCNLRRLKYFCKHTENHRTGAKDRLLYLTYLTLCKQLHPSLPF
- the LOC135676084 gene encoding ethylene-responsive transcription factor RAP2-4-like: MATAMDVYCGTPAFSSSDPLREALEPFINGAPASTFSSSSSSASPEPLCFPSFSFPFSSFLHQNPIFVPSLPLSSSPEMLPRRLMDQNGRGVDRLSPAEIRAQLQYQQQLMAASSHRRSPRNGNLLAPQPQPMKRSGSPPSPPKPNKLFRGVRQRHWGKWVAEIRLPRNRTRLWLGTFDTAEKAALAYDRAAFMLRGDAARLNFPELRRNGAHMGSPLHSSVDAKLQAICDTLSNPEKQESAPLISAATEEAGTNGEFGTSGLEDTKSDISSSLEEDESSSSGSSAVSAMQYLDFTEAPWDESDSFVLRKYPSWEIDWDSVLSSD